The stretch of DNA GTGTCGCGCCACTTCGTGTAGTCGGCTGCGTTGACGACGCCATCGCCGTTGTAATCCCCCTCGAGCGGCGGCTCGCCGCCGACAAGGTACTGCTGCAAATCGTTCAACGTGCCCGGGAAGTGATTGAGGTCGAGCGGGTTCTCGCCGCCGAGGCTCCCGCTGTCACTGTACTGCCAGAAATCGTAGCCAGCGTTGCTCCAGATGCCGAGCTGTGAGGCTGACGGCGGAGTGTTCGAGTTGTAAGTCCAGCGTGCGATCCAAAGATCGAAAGACGCCAAGTCGGCAGTGAAATAGTTCGAGGCGTAGTTGCTGTTGCAGTAGATGATGACATCGACACCAAGCCGCTCCTTCACCACGCTGTTGAAGTCCTTCACCCAAGCGGAAAGGTAGGCCCGCTGTTCGGCGACCGTGTTGACCTCGGCGTTCGACGGCAGCTCTTCTACGTCGAGCACTGGCCGCAGATACCAGCCCGGGTTGGCGTCGTAGTACGGCTTGATGCGGTTGACGAAGTCGGTCGCTTCGTTGATGGCGTCTTGTTTGACCGTCGCCGACAACGGGTTCATTGCCGTGTTGGGGTAGCCATAATGGTACGGCCCGATCGGGATGCCCGCGGCGCGGGAATTGTTCATGTTCGACGCGAACTGGGAGTCGTAATCGACGGTCCCCATCGTCGCCCGGGCGAATCCAAACTGGACGCCGGCGTTTTTCATCGAGTTCCAGTTGACGCTCGATTGCCAAGACGACACGTCGACCCCCAACAACGCGGCGTCGGCGCGGTCGCCGGCAAAAACGCAAAGCGACAAAACCGCGGCGGTCAAAACTTTCTGGTAGCGCATCGCACACTGTTCCGGTAGCTACGGGGGCGCCCGCCGCGCCGGCGGTTGCCGCTGGCGTGCCCGGCTGGGCATACTGCCCGCTGATGTGGCCCTTCTCTCAATCCACCCATTCTGACGGAACCGCCGCCATGACGCCTCACCCGAGCCGAAACTTCCGCGCAGCCCTCGCATTGCTTTGCGCACTCGCCGCCACCCCTGTGTGCCTCGCTGCCCAGCCGAAGGACGAGGGATCGGGCTGGCAGGACCTGTTGGCCGTGGACGCTCTGACCGACGGCTGGCGGGGCTACAAGACCGACACTCCGCCCGGGGCCTGGAGCCTCAAGGACGGCCTCCTCACCGGCGCTGGCACAGGCGGCGACTTGGTGACCCGTGAGGAGTACGGCGACTTCGACCTGCGGTTCGAGTTCAAAATCGCCAAGGGCGGCAACAGCGGCGTGATCTACCTCGCCAGCGAAGCGGGCCAGTACGCCTACGAGACGGGCCCCGAGTACCAAGTCCTCGACCCCGAGTACCCCGGCGTCAACGAGAAGAACGGCCCCGGCGCCCTCTACGATCTCTACCCCGTCCCGCTGACGGTCTCAAAGCCCGCCGGCGAGTGGAACACGGGCCGCATCGTCATCCGCGACGGCCACGTCGAGCACTGGCTCAACGACCAGAAGGTCGTCGACGCCAAGATCGGGTCGGACGAATGGAACCAACGCGTCGCCGGCAGCAAGTTCGCCGACTGGAAAGGCTTCGGCGAAAACAAGCAAGGCTTCATCGCGTTGCAAGACCACGGCTCGCCAGTCACCTACCGCAACGTACGCATCAAGCGACTGGATGGTGAAGACTCCGACGGCGATAGCAAGGTTTCGCAAGACGATGGTCCGAAGCGGTTGCTCTTCGTCACGCAGAGCCAGGGCTTCGTCCACTCGACCGTCAATCGCAAGCAGCACGAGCTGTCACACGCCGAGCAGATCCTCACCGAGCTGGGCGTCCGCAGCGGCGACTTCCGCGTCGATTGCACGCAAGACGTCGCGACCGACTTTACTCCCGAATTGCTCGAGAACTACGACGTGGTCGCGTTCTACACCACCGGCGACCTGCCGATCCCCGAGGCGACGCGGGAGTGGTTCCTCAACACCTGGCTTGCCGAAGAGGGCCACGGCTTCTTGGGCGTCCACTCGGCCGCCGACACCTATCACAACTACGAGCCCTTCTGGGACATGATCGGCGGCACGTTCGTTGAACACCCATGGACGGCCGACACCGATGTCGTGATCAAGGTCCACGCCGACGACCACCCCGCGTCGAAGCCCTGGGGCGCCGCTGGGACGCGGATCCCGCTCAAGGAAGAGATCTATATGTTCAAGCACTGGCAGCCCGAGAAGGTGCGCGTGCTGATGTCGCTCGACATGGAGAAGACGGCGCTCAAGCGTCCGGTCCACATCCCCATCCTCTGGGTGAAGAACTACGGCAAAGGCCGCGTCATGCATATGAGCATGGGCCACCGCGAAGACGTCTGGACCAACCCGCAGTACCAAGAGTCCCTGATCGGCGGCGTCCGCTGGCTGCTCGGCAAAGAAGAGGGCGACGCGACGCCCAACCCCGAGCTCTCGGCGGCGGAGCAGAAAATTGCCGAAACCGCGGCGAAGTGATTAATCAACGGATTAGCGTCGAAGCGTAAGCCCCGGAGGGGCGGCAGCGCGTAGCCAGGGGCGCAAGCCCCTGGTAGTCGGCAGTAAACAAACGGAGAGCCGCTTACCAAGGGCTCGCGCCCCTGGCTACGCGCTTTCGCCCCTCCGGGGCTGACCTTTGGCGTTTTGACGCTCAATCCCTTCCGCGGCCCTTGATGGCCCGGTCCATGTCTCGCTTGGCAGTCTTTTCTTTCAGCGACTCGCGCTTGTCGTACGTCTTCTTGCCGCGGCAGAGGCCCAGCAGCAGCTTTGCCTTGCCCTCTTTGAAGTACATCTTGAGCGGCACCAGCGTGAGGTTCTTCTCATAGGCCCGCGCGGCGAACTTGTTAATCTCGCGGCGGTGCATGAGCAGCTTGCGGCGGCGTTTGGGCTCGTGCTGCTCGTGCGTGGCGTTGCGGTACTCCTCGATGTTGCAGCCGACGAGCCAGACCTCGCCCTTGTCCATGCGGGCGTAGGCCTCGTCGAGCGACATGCGTCCCTCACGCAGGCTCTTCACCTCGCTCCCCACCAGTACGATGCCACACTCGAGGTGATCGAGCACCTCGTACGCGAACCGCGACTTGCGGTTGGTGGCGATCGTCTTTTCGTTGGGGTTGTCCCCCTTCTTGGCGGACGATTTTGGTTTCTGGGCCACAGCAGTAATCAGTAGTCAGAGGTCAGCAGTCAGGCGCGAGGTGGTTAGCCGAACGAGGGGCGGCGAGCCGGCGACGTTAGTCGTCGGTGTGAAGCGGGTACTCACGTCACACCGACGACTAACGTCGCCGGCTCGCCATTGTTCGCTATCGCTCAATAGTCCCCCGCCGCTAGCGGCGGGAGCGTGCGGAACACCGAGTCGTTGTGTTCAACTGGCTCGACGCACTTGCTTCCTTGCACCGTGAGCAGACGCTGGTAGACCGAGTAATCGACCGTCGTGGCGATCGTCCGCACGGCGCCGCTCGCCATCACCACGTTGAAGACGCCCGAGTGGCCGCTGGAGGGCCGGGCGAACTGCGGCGTTGTGGACGGATACTCCGGACTGGGGCCCTCCGCTGAGAAGGGGATCATCGCGCCGCTCGTGAAGGGGCTCCATTCGCGGTCGCCGCCCCCATGCTGCGCGGGGTCGAGCCACACGACGCCCAGCTGC from Botrimarina mediterranea encodes:
- a CDS encoding family 16 glycoside hydrolase, yielding MTPHPSRNFRAALALLCALAATPVCLAAQPKDEGSGWQDLLAVDALTDGWRGYKTDTPPGAWSLKDGLLTGAGTGGDLVTREEYGDFDLRFEFKIAKGGNSGVIYLASEAGQYAYETGPEYQVLDPEYPGVNEKNGPGALYDLYPVPLTVSKPAGEWNTGRIVIRDGHVEHWLNDQKVVDAKIGSDEWNQRVAGSKFADWKGFGENKQGFIALQDHGSPVTYRNVRIKRLDGEDSDGDSKVSQDDGPKRLLFVTQSQGFVHSTVNRKQHELSHAEQILTELGVRSGDFRVDCTQDVATDFTPELLENYDVVAFYTTGDLPIPEATREWFLNTWLAEEGHGFLGVHSAADTYHNYEPFWDMIGGTFVEHPWTADTDVVIKVHADDHPASKPWGAAGTRIPLKEEIYMFKHWQPEKVRVLMSLDMEKTALKRPVHIPILWVKNYGKGRVMHMSMGHREDVWTNPQYQESLIGGVRWLLGKEEGDATPNPELSAAEQKIAETAAK
- a CDS encoding GH25 family lysozyme, coding for MRYQKVLTAAVLSLCVFAGDRADAALLGVDVSSWQSSVNWNSMKNAGVQFGFARATMGTVDYDSQFASNMNNSRAAGIPIGPYHYGYPNTAMNPLSATVKQDAINEATDFVNRIKPYYDANPGWYLRPVLDVEELPSNAEVNTVAEQRAYLSAWVKDFNSVVKERLGVDVIIYCNSNYASNYFTADLASFDLWIARWTYNSNTPPSASQLGIWSNAGYDFWQYSDSGSLGGENPLDLNHFPGTLNDLQQYLVGGEPPLEGDYNGDGVVNAADYTKWRDTWTRTNTDLSADGNKNGVIDSGDRDVWAANYGAAAASAMGVPEPTALLLLGVGAATLGARRR
- the smpB gene encoding SsrA-binding protein SmpB, coding for MAQKPKSSAKKGDNPNEKTIATNRKSRFAYEVLDHLECGIVLVGSEVKSLREGRMSLDEAYARMDKGEVWLVGCNIEEYRNATHEQHEPKRRRKLLMHRREINKFAARAYEKNLTLVPLKMYFKEGKAKLLLGLCRGKKTYDKRESLKEKTAKRDMDRAIKGRGRD